The following proteins are encoded in a genomic region of Oryzias latipes chromosome 17, ASM223467v1:
- the LOC101161831 gene encoding guanine nucleotide-binding protein G(I)/G(S)/G(O) subunit gamma-12 isoform X1: MAASWRLRAVLSSRMSSKAPSSNSVAHARRIVQQLKVEAGFERIKVSKASADLMTYCTENARNDPLLMGIQASENPFKDKKPCTIL; the protein is encoded by the exons ATGGCCGCCAGCTGGCGTCTACG TGCCGTCCTCTCATCCAGGATGTCTTCTAAGGCGCCCAGCTCCAACAGCGTCGCCCACGCCCGCCGGATAGTGCAGCAGCTGAAGGTGGAGGCCGGCTTTGAGAGGATAAAG GTATCCAAAGCCTCTGCAGACCTGATGACCTACTGCACCGAAAACGCCAGAAACGACCCTCTGCTCATGGGCATCCAGGCTTCGGAAAACCCCTTCAAGGACAAAAAGCCCTGCACTATATTGTAG
- the LOC101161831 gene encoding guanine nucleotide-binding protein G(I)/G(S)/G(O) subunit gamma-12 isoform X2 — protein MSSKAPSSNSVAHARRIVQQLKVEAGFERIKVSKASADLMTYCTENARNDPLLMGIQASENPFKDKKPCTIL, from the exons ATGTCTTCTAAGGCGCCCAGCTCCAACAGCGTCGCCCACGCCCGCCGGATAGTGCAGCAGCTGAAGGTGGAGGCCGGCTTTGAGAGGATAAAG GTATCCAAAGCCTCTGCAGACCTGATGACCTACTGCACCGAAAACGCCAGAAACGACCCTCTGCTCATGGGCATCCAGGCTTCGGAAAACCCCTTCAAGGACAAAAAGCCCTGCACTATATTGTAG
- the gadd45a gene encoding growth arrest and DNA damage-inducible protein GADD45 alpha (The RefSeq protein has 1 substitution compared to this genomic sequence) produces MTFEELNGDYSQERMDSVAKALEEVLTSALPQGAITVGVYEAAKSLNVDPDNVVLCVLATDEDDVKDVALQIHFTLIQAFCCENDINILRVNSTRRLEQILAGGGKQSGGEPLDLHCVLVSSPHSTSWKDPALSKVSRFCRESRGMDQWVPIIYLPER; encoded by the exons ATGACGTTTGAGGAACTGAACGGGGACTATTCTCAGGAAAG GATGGATTCGGTAGCGAAAGCTCTGGAGGAAGTTCTGACCTCCGCGCTGCCTCAGGGCGCCATCACTGTCGGTGTGTACGAGGCTGCCAAATCTCTCAACGT AGACCCGGATAACGTGGTTCTGTGCGTCCTGGCCACGGACGAGGACGACGTGAAGGACGTGGCTCTGCAGATCCACTTCACACTCATCCAGGCTTTCTGCTGCGAGAATGACATCAACATCCTGAGGGTCAACAGCACCCGGCGCCTGGGGCAGATTCTGGCTGGAGGGGGGAAGCAGAGTGGGGGGGAGCCTCTGGACCTCCACTGCGTTCTTGTCAGT AGCCCACACTCAACATCGTGGAAAGACCCCGCCCTGAGCAAAGTCAGCCGCTTCTGCAGGGAGAGCCGGGGCATGGACCAGTGGGTGCCAATCATCTATCTGCCCGAGCGGTGA
- the gadd45a gene encoding growth arrest and DNA damage-inducible protein GADD45 alpha isoform X1 — protein sequence MDSVAKALEEVLTSALPQGAITVGVYEAAKSLNVDPDNVVLCVLATDEDDVKDVALQIHFTLIQAFCCENDINILRVNSTRRLGQILAGGGKQSGGEPLDLHCVLVSSPHSTSWKDPALSKVSRFCRESRGMDQWVPIIYLPER from the exons ATGGATTCGGTAGCGAAAGCTCTGGAGGAAGTTCTGACCTCCGCGCTGCCTCAGGGCGCCATCACTGTCGGTGTGTACGAGGCTGCCAAATCTCTCAACGT AGACCCGGATAACGTGGTTCTGTGCGTCCTGGCCACGGACGAGGACGACGTGAAGGACGTGGCTCTGCAGATCCACTTCACACTCATCCAGGCTTTCTGCTGCGAGAATGACATCAACATCCTGAGGGTCAACAGCACCCGGCGCCTGGGGCAGATTCTGGCTGGAGGGGGGAAGCAGAGTGGGGGGGAGCCTCTGGACCTCCACTGCGTTCTTGTCAGT AGCCCACACTCAACATCGTGGAAAGACCCCGCCCTGAGCAAAGTCAGCCGCTTCTGCAGGGAGAGCCGGGGCATGGACCAGTGGGTGCCAATCATCTATCTGCCCGAGCGGTGA
- the LOC101162242 gene encoding insulin-like peptide INSL5 gives MVTACRLVSLLVVLVAAACAVHAQERIKMCGRDLIRLAVSYCGNPRNRRSLPDADLDQHKTLWSHGSSSEEQQTPQTLHLQSDGEKPPPRTAPRWFSRSFRIRRAAKKVSDICCEEGCSMKELIQFC, from the exons ATGGTTACTGCCTGCCGCTTGGTGAGTCTCCTAGTGGTGCTGGTGGCTGCGGCGTGCGCGGTTCACGCACAGGAGCGGATCAAGATGTGTGGCAGAGACCTGATCCGCCTGGCTGTGTCATACTGTGGGAACCCACGAAACCGGAGGAGCCTCCCAGACGCAGACCTGGACCAACACAAAACCCTCT GGAGCCACGGCTCCTCCAGCGAGGAGCAGCAGACTCCGCAGACTCTCCATCTTCAGTCTGACGGGGAgaagccccctccccggacggCGCCCCGCTGGTTCTCTCGATCCTTCCGGATAAGGCGAGCTGCTAAAAAAGTGTCTGACATTTGTTGTGAGGAAGGCTGCAGCATGAAAGAGCTGATTCAGTTTTGTTAA